From the Paenibacillus sp. MMS20-IR301 genome, the window CGCTGGGGGCTTCCCCCTTCATGGCGGATGCACCGGAAGAGGTAGCAGATGTAGCTGCAATGTCCGGCGCCGTCGTGCTGAATATCGGCACGCTGAATGAAGCTGCCATCGCAGCGATGATCACTGCCGGGCAGGCTGCGAACCGGCACAAGGTGCCGCTTGTCCTCGATCCGGTCGGTGCCGGAGCTACGCCATACCGTACGGAAGTGACTGCAAAACTGCTGGAGGTGCTGCAGCTTACCGCTCTGCGCGGCAATGTGGCTGAAGTAGCCAATGTGGCCGGAGAGCAGTGGAGCAGCAAAGGTGTGGATGCCGGGGAAGGCGAAGGCGACGTAATCGCTTTGGCGGTCAAGGCTGCGCGGAAGCTGAACTGCGTAGTCATTATTACCGGCAAAGAAGATATCATCTCGGACGGTACCCGTACCTATATCGCCAGTAACGGACATTCCATCCTGACCAAGGTTACAGGAACCGGCTGTCTGCTCAGTGCTGTGGTCGGGGCTTTTCTGGCCGTAAGCGGCGGGGATGCCCTTGAGGCTGCTGCCGAAGCCCTCTCCTTCTACGGGGTTGCTGCCGAACTTGCTGCTGAAGCGGCAGAAGGCCAGGGTCCCGGCAGCTTCCAGACCGGCTTCCTTAATCAGCTGGCCCTGGTGACACCGGAGATCTACAGCAGCCGGTCACGCCTGCAGCTGCTCGTACAATGAACCTTGTAACTACAAAGGAGCTTACCCGATGACAAATACCCGCACAGCATTGACGATTGCCGGCTCCGACAGCGGCGGCGGCGCAGGCATTCAGGCCGATCTGAAGACCTTTCAGGAGCTCGGCGTATACGGAATGTCCGCGCTTACTGCAGTCACCGCCCAGAACACCCTCGGAGTTCAAGCGGTATACCCGCTCAGCCCTGAAGCCGTCGGGACGCAGTTGGACTCAGTCGGCAGTGATCTGCCGCCGGATGCCGTGAAGACCGGCATGCTGTTCAGCAGTGAGATCATCATTACAGCAGCCCGGAAGGTACAAGAATACGGCTGGCAGGACCGGCTGGTCATTGATCCGGTAATGGTCGCCAAGGGCGGGTCTCCGCTGCTGCTGCAGGAAGCTGTGCAGGCCCTGATCGCTTCCCTGCTTCCTCTGGCACAGGTGCTGACCCCTAACCTTCCTGAAGCTGAGATTCTGACCGGGATGAAGATCGGCAAGATGAATGACAGGGAACAGGCAGCACGGCTGCTGTATCAGATGGGACCGCAATATATCGTTCTGAAGGGCGGACATGCTCCGGAAGGCAGTGAGGTGGTCGATCTGCTCTATGACGGCCGGGAATTCCAGTATATGACCAGCCCGCGGATCGAGACCCGGCATACGCATGGAACCGGCTGTACTTATTCGGCTGCACTGACGGCCGGGCTGGCGCTGGGCTATAATATGCAGCAGGCTGTTCATACTGCCAAGGCCTTTATCCAGGCGGCTATCGAAGACAGCCTGAATCTCGGGGCCGGCCACGGCCCGACCAATCATTTTGCTTACGGCAAGCGCCGCAGCTTAAGGGGGGACCAGCCATGAGCCGGATTAGCCGGGAGGACATGCGCAGCCTCCTGCAGGTCTATTTCATTGCCGGCAGCGTGAACTGCCGCCGGTCTCCGGCCGATACCCTGTCAGCAGCGGCAGCCGGAGGCATTACCCTGTTCCAGTTCCGCGAGAAAGGTGCAGGAGCACTTACCGGCTCTGCACGGCTCGAGCTGGGTGCGCAGCTCCGGCACATCTGCCGCGGGCACTCCATCCCGTTCATCGTGAACGATGATCTGGAGCTGGCGTTGGCCCTGGATGCGGACGGCGTCCATGCCGGCCAGGATGATCTGCCCGCTGCCGAGATCCGCCAGCGGCTTGGCGGGCAGAAGATCATCGGCGTATCCGCCCATAATCTTGCGGAAGCGCAGCAGGCTATTGCTGACGGAGCTGATTATCTCGGAATCGGTCCGGTGTATCCCACTTCCTCCAAGGAAGATGCGGAAGCCGTTCAAGGGACCGCTGTCATTGAACAGCTCCGCAGCAGCGGCCTTCAGATTCCGCTTGTCGGCATCGGCGGTATCACCCTGGACAATGCTTTGCCGGTGCTCAAGGCTGGAGCGGACGGAATTTCCGTCATCTCCGCTATTGCCGGGGCAGCAGATATCGCTGCCGCTGCCGGTAACTTCAGGCGTCTTATGACTTAAGTTACCGGCAGCGCCGCAGAGTAACCTGATCAAGCTTTGCCCGTTTCTACAAGCACCCGCAGCAGGCGTGAAGCGCCGTTACTGCGGGTGCTTTTTGTGAATCCAGAAGAATCTCCCGGTCTTAACATTTACTTCCGGAAGATTCAGGCGTATAATCGTCAGGGCTTTAATCCGCGCCTGAGCGGCCGGAGAGCCATTATGAATACCCACTTCAGATAAAGCTGGTGATGTATAATGTCCAGAGGTTTCGGTCCTATGGGGTTCGGCGGGCCCGGGCACGGCAAATTAAAATTCGATGATGATGAAGCACAGCCGGAAATCTCCAAGGCACTGCTGCTGCGGATCATCCGGTACTTCCTGCCTTACTGGAAGATGACCCTGCTCGTGATGCTCGTGCTGGGCATTTCGGCTGTGCTCGGGCTGCTTCCGCCGATTCTGATCCAGCAGATTATTGACCGTGCGCTCCCTGACAAGAATCTGCAGCTGCTGGTCCTGCTTGTACTTGCCTCGCTTGCTACCACCGTAGTGTCAGGCCTGCTGGGTGTACTGCAGAATTATTTGAACTCTTTTATCTCGCAAAATATTGTCCATGATATGAAAAACCAGATGTACCGCCATCTGCAGAGCATGCCGCTGTCCTTCTTCTCGGGTGTCAGACAAGGCGAGGTCATCACCCGTATGACCAGTGATATCTCCGGTATTCAAGGAGTATTTAACAGCACGATTGTTAATTTTGCCAGCAATCTGTTCATTCTCGTCTCTACGGCAGCAACCTTATTCTTCATGAACTGGAAGCTCGCCCTGCTGGGTGTGCTTGTGATTCCCCTCTTCATCGTGCCGACCCGCAAAATGGGCAATGTACGCTGGAAGCTCGCCAAGGAAACCCAGGAGAAAATCTCCGAGCAGAATCAGATCATCCAGGAAACGCTCAGTCTCAGCGGCTATATGCTTATGAAGCTGTTCACCAGGGAAGAAGCGGAGCTGTCCGCCTTCAGAACAGTCAATGCCCAGGCTACACGCCTGCAGATCCGGGAATCGATGGCCGGCCGCTGGTTTATGATGGTGCTCACCACCTTCACCAGTATCGGTCCGCTGCTGATTTACTTGTACGGGGGCTACTTATTCATTCAGGGAGAGCTGACGATCGGGGCTATTATTACCTTTGTCGCATTGCTGGGCAGACTATACGGGCCCGTACTGCAAATGACCAATCTGTATGTGGATGTGAAGCGTTCAGTGGCGCTGTTTGAGCGGATTTTTGACTATTTCGATATGGACCCGCTGATTACCGATCAGCCGCTGGCACTGCCGGGCAATGCCGATGGGGCGGACATCGTCTTCGATCATGCAGAATTCGCTTACCAGCCGGGTAAACCGGCTCTGCGGGGAATTTCGTTCACGGCGGCCGCCGGATCACTGACTGCGCTTGTCGGGCCCAGCGGAGCGGGCAAAACCACCATCACCAACCTCATTCCGCGGCTCTATGAGCTGGATTCAGGTGCCATCCGCATCGGCGGCACGGATATCCGGGAGTTCACGCTGCAATCGCTGCGCTCGCAGATCGGTCTGGTCACCCAGGATACTTATCTGTTCAACGGAACCATTCGGGACAATCTGCTCTATGCCAGTGCCGGAGCAACTGAACCTGAAATAATTGCCGCCTGCGAGGCTGCGTACATCCATGATTTCATTATGAAGCTGCCTGACGGGTACGACACCATGGTCGGCAACCGGGGAATCAAGCTGTCCGGCGGGGAGAAGCAGCGGATCTCCATCGCCCGTGTGCTGCTGAAGAATCCGCCCGTTATTATTATGGATGAGGCTACCTCTTCGCTGGATACTGTGTCCGAGTATTATATCCAGCAAGCAATGCACAAGCTTCTGCAGGGCAAGACCAGTATCGTCATCGCCCACCGCCTTTCGACCATTATGGCTGCCGATACGATTCTGGTTATTCAGGACGGGGCTATCGTGGAGTCAGGACCGCATGAATCGCTGCTGGCGGAGCACGGCGTGTACAGGGACTTGTATAATAAGCAGTTTCTGGCCAACGGGCCGGCTACCTGAGTTCCGCTACGTACGGTTACAGAGCAAGTCCGGCAATTTTGTCAAAAAAAAGGGACACCCGGCAGCTGTGAACCAGCTGACCGGGTGTCCCTTTCGTGCTATGAGCAAGGCAACCTCACACCTTAACTCTATTATCTCCACAGATTACTTCGAAGTCCGCAGCGGCTTCA encodes:
- the thiD gene encoding bifunctional hydroxymethylpyrimidine kinase/phosphomethylpyrimidine kinase, producing the protein MTNTRTALTIAGSDSGGGAGIQADLKTFQELGVYGMSALTAVTAQNTLGVQAVYPLSPEAVGTQLDSVGSDLPPDAVKTGMLFSSEIIITAARKVQEYGWQDRLVIDPVMVAKGGSPLLLQEAVQALIASLLPLAQVLTPNLPEAEILTGMKIGKMNDREQAARLLYQMGPQYIVLKGGHAPEGSEVVDLLYDGREFQYMTSPRIETRHTHGTGCTYSAALTAGLALGYNMQQAVHTAKAFIQAAIEDSLNLGAGHGPTNHFAYGKRRSLRGDQP
- the thiM gene encoding hydroxyethylthiazole kinase, which translates into the protein MSFITKVRQANPLVHNITNIVVANFTANGLLALGASPFMADAPEEVADVAAMSGAVVLNIGTLNEAAIAAMITAGQAANRHKVPLVLDPVGAGATPYRTEVTAKLLEVLQLTALRGNVAEVANVAGEQWSSKGVDAGEGEGDVIALAVKAARKLNCVVIITGKEDIISDGTRTYIASNGHSILTKVTGTGCLLSAVVGAFLAVSGGDALEAAAEALSFYGVAAELAAEAAEGQGPGSFQTGFLNQLALVTPEIYSSRSRLQLLVQ
- a CDS encoding ABC transporter ATP-binding protein yields the protein MSRGFGPMGFGGPGHGKLKFDDDEAQPEISKALLLRIIRYFLPYWKMTLLVMLVLGISAVLGLLPPILIQQIIDRALPDKNLQLLVLLVLASLATTVVSGLLGVLQNYLNSFISQNIVHDMKNQMYRHLQSMPLSFFSGVRQGEVITRMTSDISGIQGVFNSTIVNFASNLFILVSTAATLFFMNWKLALLGVLVIPLFIVPTRKMGNVRWKLAKETQEKISEQNQIIQETLSLSGYMLMKLFTREEAELSAFRTVNAQATRLQIRESMAGRWFMMVLTTFTSIGPLLIYLYGGYLFIQGELTIGAIITFVALLGRLYGPVLQMTNLYVDVKRSVALFERIFDYFDMDPLITDQPLALPGNADGADIVFDHAEFAYQPGKPALRGISFTAAAGSLTALVGPSGAGKTTITNLIPRLYELDSGAIRIGGTDIREFTLQSLRSQIGLVTQDTYLFNGTIRDNLLYASAGATEPEIIAACEAAYIHDFIMKLPDGYDTMVGNRGIKLSGGEKQRISIARVLLKNPPVIIMDEATSSLDTVSEYYIQQAMHKLLQGKTSIVIAHRLSTIMAADTILVIQDGAIVESGPHESLLAEHGVYRDLYNKQFLANGPAT
- the thiE gene encoding thiamine phosphate synthase, translated to MSRISREDMRSLLQVYFIAGSVNCRRSPADTLSAAAAGGITLFQFREKGAGALTGSARLELGAQLRHICRGHSIPFIVNDDLELALALDADGVHAGQDDLPAAEIRQRLGGQKIIGVSAHNLAEAQQAIADGADYLGIGPVYPTSSKEDAEAVQGTAVIEQLRSSGLQIPLVGIGGITLDNALPVLKAGADGISVISAIAGAADIAAAAGNFRRLMT